Proteins co-encoded in one Brassica oleracea var. oleracea cultivar TO1000 chromosome C4, BOL, whole genome shotgun sequence genomic window:
- the LOC106339204 gene encoding uncharacterized protein LOC106339204 has product MSKINNLEYAFLNLSGDNYHQWELDTKFLLRSRNLGDTITEGTEPSDKDNYKALVVIRHHLAEGLNDQYLTIENPLELWTELKTRFNHQKTVILPKALYDWRNLRIQDYKSVEEYNSALFKIVSKLKLCGETITDVDMLEKTFSTFHTSNVVLQQQYREKGFSTYAALISCLLLAEQNNELLMMNSELRPPGAKALPEAHAAKAKEVSVTQIRSSENSADLFTKSLPTSTFRKLTQQIGMRRLKDLQ; this is encoded by the exons ATGTCGAAAATCAACAACCTTGAATATGCTTTCCTCAATCTCTCCGGAGATAATTACCACCAATGGGAGCTTGATACCAAATTCCTCTTAAGGTCCAGAAACCTTGGTGATACTATCACTGAAGGCACTGAGCCATCAGACAAGGATAATTACAAGGCACTTGTTGTCATTCGCCATCACCTTGCTGAAGGTCTCAATGACCAGTATCTCACAATTGAGAATCCTCTGGAACTTTGGACAGAGTTGAAAACCAGGTTTAATCATCAGAAAACTGTGATATTGCCAAAAGCCCTTTATGATTGGAGAAACCTGAGAATCCAAGACTATAAGTCTGTGGAAGAGTATAACTCGGCTTTGTTCAAAATAGTCTCAAAGTTGAAACTTTGTGGTGAGACTATTACTGATGTTGATATGTTGGAGAAAACATTCTCCACATTCCACACCAGCAATGTTGTGCTTCAGCAACAGTACCGAGAGAAGGGTTTCTCCACTTATGCTGCCTTAATCTCTTGTTTGTTGCTAGCTGAGCAAAACAATGAGTTGCTCATGATGAACAGTGAGCTAAGGCCTCCTGGTGCTAAAGCATTGCCTGAGGCACATGCGGCC AAAGCCAAGGAGGTCAGCGTCACTCAAATCCGGTCAAGTGAGAACTCAGCCGACCTCTTCACCAAGTCACTTCCCACCAGCACATTCAGGAAGCTTACGCAGCAGATTGGCATGCGAAGACTCAAGGACCTTCAGTGA